The Moraxella haemolytica genome window below encodes:
- the fabZ gene encoding 3-hydroxyacyl-ACP dehydratase FabZ, which yields MSNTTIDIDLLTQEDLDALNERGVILPLKYDQIKHYLPHRYPFMLIDRVTACSPNHWITGYKNITINEELFNGHFPDNPIVPGVLMVEAMAQLSGILGFISAGQTSKSGYLYLFAGVDKVRFKKMVSTGDTLVIRSKATRSVRDIYKFECTAHVDGELACSAEIMIARQNVADL from the coding sequence ATGTCAAATACCACCATCGATATTGATCTACTCACCCAAGAGGATTTGGACGCACTAAATGAGCGAGGGGTTATCTTGCCTTTAAAATACGACCAAATCAAGCACTATCTGCCACATCGTTATCCGTTCATGCTAATTGACCGTGTAACTGCTTGCTCGCCTAATCATTGGATTACTGGCTACAAGAACATTACAATCAATGAAGAGCTGTTCAATGGGCATTTTCCTGACAATCCCATCGTGCCAGGCGTACTGATGGTTGAAGCGATGGCTCAGTTGTCGGGTATTTTGGGTTTTATTAGTGCAGGTCAGACTTCTAAAAGTGGCTACTTGTATCTGTTTGCAGGTGTGGATAAGGTACGCTTTAAAAAGATGGTTAGTACAGGCGATACTTTGGTGATTCGTTCAAAGGCGACCAGAAGTGTGCGTGATATTTACAAGTTTGAGTGTACTGCTCATGTTGATGGTGAGTTGGCGTGTAGTGCTGAGATTATGATTGCTCGTCAAAATGTTGCTGATTTGTGA
- the lpxD gene encoding UDP-3-O-(3-hydroxymyristoyl)glucosamine N-acyltransferase has product MATLLQLIEVIEKVQPVLNKAVLGISDTQKTVLRVANLSDADADAVAFIAHTKYGDDLMSSQAGVIIASESFTQSIPNTAVAIIVKDAYLAYACVSPLFAYEPKQVSNIHPTAIISPTAVLAEGVSIGAYSVIGENAQIGANSVIGSNVTIDDFAVLGERCQISFHVSIAHHSQLGDEVSIHAHASIGAEGFGFAPNPTKEGFRWQRIAQLGRVVIGSRVRIGSNTCIDRGAVGDTVIGNDVIIDNLVQIAHNVHIGDGTAIAAKVGIAGSTHIGRHCIIGGAAGITGHITIADGVTITAMTMVTNHIKEAGSYSSGTIAMPTAKWRRATIKFRQSGEK; this is encoded by the coding sequence ATGGCAACGCTCCTACAGCTGATTGAAGTGATTGAAAAAGTACAGCCTGTTTTAAACAAGGCTGTACTTGGCATATCTGACACCCAAAAAACTGTACTGCGTGTGGCGAATTTATCAGATGCCGATGCTGATGCTGTGGCATTCATCGCTCACACCAAGTATGGCGATGACTTGATGAGTAGCCAAGCAGGTGTCATCATTGCAAGCGAGTCGTTCACGCAATCCATTCCTAATACAGCGGTCGCCATCATCGTCAAAGATGCGTACTTGGCATATGCTTGTGTTAGTCCACTATTTGCTTATGAGCCCAAACAGGTATCAAACATACACCCAACCGCCATTATCTCACCAACAGCCGTGCTGGCAGAGGGTGTGAGTATCGGTGCTTATAGCGTGATTGGTGAAAATGCACAGATTGGGGCGAACTCTGTCATTGGGTCAAATGTAACGATTGATGATTTTGCGGTGCTTGGGGAGCGTTGTCAGATTTCTTTTCATGTCAGCATCGCTCATCACAGTCAGCTTGGTGATGAAGTAAGCATTCATGCCCATGCTAGTATTGGGGCAGAAGGCTTTGGTTTTGCCCCAAATCCGACCAAAGAGGGGTTTCGTTGGCAGCGTATCGCACAGTTGGGGCGAGTGGTCATTGGTAGCCGAGTGCGTATTGGTAGCAATACTTGCATTGACCGTGGGGCGGTTGGTGATACGGTCATTGGTAATGATGTCATTATTGATAATCTGGTGCAGATTGCCCATAATGTGCATATTGGCGATGGCACAGCGATTGCTGCAAAAGTTGGCATTGCAGGCAGTACGCATATTGGTCGTCATTGCATCATTGGCGGGGCAGCTGGCATCACAGGGCATATCACGATTGCTGATGGAGTTACCATTACCGCCATGACAATGGTAACCAACCATATCAAAGAAGCAGGTAGCTACTCATCAGGTACAATCGCCATGCCGACAGCCAAATGGCGTCGTGCCACCATCAAGTTCCGTCAGTCTGGTGAAAAATAA
- the tgt gene encoding tRNA guanosine(34) transglycosylase Tgt produces MKFTLHNTCSTTRARRGTVHLAHGQVQTPAFMPVGTYGTVKGMLPKDIHAIGADIILGNTFHLWLRPTTAVIDQFGGLHDFIGWDKPILTDSGGFQVFSLGAMRKIKEEGVYFRSPIDGAKVFLSPEISMQIQKSLNSDIVMQFDECTPYPATHLEADKSLELSLRWGQRCIDEHQKLGNKNALFGIIQGSMYRDLREKSLSGLLKMPFDGYAIGGLSVGEPKDEMMGVLNYLPNLMPSDKPRYLMGVGTPVDIIEVVRRGVDMFDCVMPTRNARNGHLFTSTGAIKIKNAVHRHDTSPLDSECDCYTCQNFSRAYLHHLHKCNEMLSAQLNTIHNLRFYQNLMAGIRASIEEDRFGAFVAQFYTKQGLEVPALELS; encoded by the coding sequence ATGAAATTTACTCTACATAACACCTGCTCTACCACTCGTGCCAGAAGAGGCACGGTTCATTTAGCACACGGACAAGTACAGACCCCTGCTTTTATGCCTGTAGGAACTTATGGCACTGTCAAAGGGATGCTACCTAAAGACATCCATGCCATCGGTGCAGACATCATTTTGGGCAATACCTTTCATCTATGGCTTCGCCCTACCACTGCTGTTATTGATCAGTTTGGCGGACTGCATGACTTTATCGGTTGGGATAAACCAATTTTGACGGATTCTGGTGGTTTTCAGGTATTTAGTCTTGGAGCAATGCGTAAAATCAAAGAGGAAGGCGTGTATTTTCGCTCGCCGATTGACGGAGCTAAAGTATTTTTGTCGCCTGAGATTTCAATGCAAATCCAAAAATCGCTAAACTCCGATATCGTCATGCAGTTCGATGAATGCACACCTTACCCTGCCACCCATCTTGAGGCGGATAAATCTTTAGAGCTTTCACTTCGCTGGGGGCAACGGTGCATTGATGAACATCAAAAACTGGGCAATAAAAATGCTCTGTTTGGCATCATTCAAGGTTCTATGTATCGAGATTTGCGTGAAAAATCGCTATCAGGACTGTTAAAGATGCCTTTTGATGGCTATGCCATTGGCGGTCTTTCGGTGGGCGAACCAAAAGATGAGATGATGGGCGTACTCAATTATCTACCCAATCTTATGCCGTCCGATAAGCCACGCTACTTGATGGGCGTAGGCACTCCTGTTGATATTATTGAGGTGGTGCGTCGTGGTGTGGATATGTTTGACTGTGTCATGCCAACTCGCAACGCAAGAAACGGTCATCTGTTCACATCAACAGGGGCGATAAAAATCAAAAATGCTGTCCATCGTCATGACACATCACCCTTAGATAGTGAATGCGACTGCTATACTTGCCAGAATTTTAGCCGTGCCTATTTACATCATCTGCACAAATGCAATGAAATGCTATCTGCTCAATTAAACACCATTCACAACCTACGCTTTTATCAAAATCTCATGGCAGGCATTAGAGCCAGTATTGAAGAAGACCGTTTTGGGGCATTTGTGGCACAATTTTATACCAAACAAGGGTTGGAAGTGCCTGCATTAGAGCTTAGCTGA
- a CDS encoding methionine/alanine import family NSS transporter small subunit — MNSTALIIMIIALAAIWGGLILSAIHLIKNPDIDMDEVPSE, encoded by the coding sequence ATGAATAGCACAGCTTTAATTATCATGATAATAGCATTGGCTGCTATTTGGGGTGGCTTGATTTTATCCGCCATCCATTTGATAAAAAACCCTGATATTGATATGGATGAAGTACCAAGTGAGTAA
- the lpxA gene encoding acyl-ACP--UDP-N-acetylglucosamine O-acyltransferase has product MSIHPTAIIDESAIIDETAVIGPYCIVGKNSKIGAHTILKNHVIVGENTTIGEHNEIYQFASIGENPQDLKYAGETTYLEIGDYNCIRESCTFHRGTVQDRGLTKIGSHNLFMVNTHIAHDCVVGDHNVLANNVGVAGHSHIGHYVIIGGQSGIHQFCRIDDYSMIGGASLVLKDVAAFTMVLGNPAKTHGINKEGMRRKGWSAETIKILDDAYRVVFRSGLIRGQALDELQKLVVHEPKVQLFINSLQNSQRGLTR; this is encoded by the coding sequence ATGAGCATTCACCCAACCGCCATCATTGATGAATCCGCCATCATTGATGAAACAGCTGTTATTGGTCCTTATTGTATTGTTGGTAAGAATAGTAAAATTGGTGCACACACGATACTAAAAAATCATGTCATTGTGGGTGAGAATACCACGATTGGTGAGCATAATGAGATTTATCAGTTTGCTAGTATTGGTGAAAATCCGCAAGATTTAAAATATGCAGGCGAGACGACTTATCTGGAAATCGGAGATTATAATTGCATCAGAGAGTCTTGCACCTTTCATCGTGGTACGGTTCAAGATCGTGGCTTAACTAAGATTGGTAGCCATAATCTATTTATGGTCAATACGCACATCGCTCATGATTGTGTGGTGGGTGATCATAATGTGCTTGCTAATAATGTTGGTGTGGCAGGGCATAGCCATATTGGTCATTATGTGATTATCGGTGGTCAGTCAGGTATCCATCAGTTTTGCCGTATCGATGATTATAGTATGATTGGTGGTGCAAGTCTCGTCTTAAAAGATGTGGCGGCATTTACGATGGTTTTGGGCAATCCTGCTAAGACGCATGGCATCAATAAAGAGGGTATGCGTAGAAAAGGCTGGAGTGCCGAGACGATTAAAATACTAGACGATGCTTATCGGGTGGTATTTCGCTCAGGTCTGATTCGTGGGCAGGCATTAGATGAATTACAAAAGCTGGTCGTTCATGAACCTAAGGTTCAGCTGTTTATCAACTCTCTACAAAATAGTCAGCGAGGCTTAACTCGCTAA
- the queA gene encoding tRNA preQ1(34) S-adenosylmethionine ribosyltransferase-isomerase QueA has protein sequence MKTKLMTTPLLTADFDYHLPDELIARYPLAMRSASRLLHVQGNRRTDLAFTDLPSLLNKGDLLVLNDTKVMKARLFGIKDTGGAVEVLIERITNHEQRIAHGHVRSSRALKLGQTVSLADGNITATMCGRNKNLFILQFNAPILPDLERYGQMPIPPYFERKADQDDDTRYQTVFYDPAKAASVAAPTASLHFDEKVLNELKNQGVKIAFVTLQVGAGTFTPVKAENLSEHIMHAEYAHLPQATANQINETKANGGKIIAAGTTVARTLETAHLHRVDGKLTEFSGDTQIFIYPPYHFGVVDRLITNFHLPKSTLLMLVSAFAGTDNIKQAYAHAISERYRFFSYGDAMLLDKN, from the coding sequence ATGAAAACAAAACTCATGACCACGCCACTACTGACCGCCGATTTTGATTACCATTTACCTGACGAACTCATCGCTCGTTATCCGCTCGCTATGCGTTCAGCTTCTCGCCTGCTTCATGTGCAAGGCAACAGACGCACGGATTTGGCATTCACCGATTTGCCCAGCCTATTAAATAAAGGCGACTTGCTTGTGTTAAACGACACTAAAGTGATGAAGGCTCGGCTATTTGGCATTAAGGATACAGGTGGTGCGGTGGAGGTGCTTATTGAACGCATCACCAATCATGAGCAACGCATCGCTCACGGTCATGTTCGCTCTAGTCGTGCCCTAAAACTTGGGCAGACAGTCAGTTTGGCGGACGGCAACATAACAGCCACCATGTGTGGACGAAACAAAAACTTATTCATCTTGCAGTTTAATGCACCGATTTTACCAGACTTGGAACGCTATGGGCAGATGCCTATTCCGCCTTATTTTGAACGCAAAGCCGACCAAGATGATGACACTCGTTATCAAACGGTATTTTATGACCCTGCCAAAGCGGCCAGTGTTGCTGCACCAACCGCAAGCCTACATTTTGATGAAAAAGTGCTAAATGAATTAAAAAATCAAGGTGTTAAGATTGCCTTTGTAACGCTTCAAGTTGGTGCAGGTACTTTTACTCCTGTTAAAGCAGAGAATCTATCAGAGCATATCATGCACGCTGAATACGCTCACTTGCCACAAGCAACCGCCAATCAAATCAATGAAACCAAGGCAAATGGTGGGAAAATCATCGCTGCAGGCACGACCGTTGCTCGTACGCTAGAGACCGCCCATCTACATCGTGTAGATGGCAAACTGACCGAGTTTAGTGGTGATACACAAATTTTTATTTATCCGCCTTATCACTTTGGTGTGGTGGATAGATTGATTACCAATTTTCATCTACCCAAATCCACCCTGCTGATGCTTGTGTCTGCCTTTGCTGGCACTGACAACATCAAACAAGCTTATGCTCATGCCATCAGTGAGCGTTATCGCTTTTTTAGCTATGGCGATGCAATGTTACTGGATAAAAACTAA
- a CDS encoding sodium-dependent transporter, giving the protein MSVQRESWSARSGFILAAIGSAVGLGNIWRFPYVSYENGGGAFFIPYLIALATAGFPLLFLDYVVGQKYRGAPPTAYGRMVKSAEGVGWWQVLVCSVIGIYYASVLSWAGQYTLYSFSQAWGEDTESFFFNHYLQNGSGLDFTFVPSLFIGVVVVWAIVLFIMYGGIRKGVELVNKIFIPLLVVMFAIMVIQAVRLPGAVEGLNTFFTPNWAAMANPKVWLAAYGHVFFSMSIGFGIMVTYSSYLKKNANLTGSGLMVGFANSSFEILAGIGIFSVLGFMAAASGKPVAEVVSGGIGLAFVAFPKIISSMGDAGTIIGVLFFASLFVAGLTSMASIIQVPISAVEDKFGWSHKKAVTIVGGISAIISIVLFSTKTAITFVDIIDHFANNIGVVFGAILSIIWVTWLNRGLLDKLIRHINGISSVKVGAGWSFVLTVITPISLIAALVLSLKSLLTEGYDSYNFITQLIFGWGVVAIFAIGAMLLTKARGHSSHGEQKGDYYE; this is encoded by the coding sequence ATGTCTGTGCAACGAGAAAGTTGGTCGGCACGCTCTGGATTTATTTTGGCTGCCATTGGTTCGGCAGTCGGCTTAGGGAATATTTGGCGTTTTCCGTATGTTTCTTATGAAAATGGTGGTGGTGCGTTTTTTATTCCGTATTTGATTGCCTTAGCGACAGCAGGTTTCCCACTATTGTTTTTGGATTATGTGGTTGGGCAAAAGTACCGTGGTGCACCGCCAACCGCTTATGGACGCATGGTAAAATCTGCCGAAGGCGTGGGTTGGTGGCAAGTATTGGTCTGCTCTGTCATTGGTATTTATTATGCTAGCGTGCTTAGCTGGGCAGGTCAATATACCCTGTACTCATTTAGCCAAGCGTGGGGCGAAGATACAGAAAGTTTCTTTTTTAATCACTATCTACAAAACGGCTCAGGGTTAGATTTTACCTTTGTGCCAAGCCTATTCATTGGCGTTGTGGTGGTGTGGGCAATTGTGCTATTCATCATGTATGGTGGTATCAGAAAAGGCGTTGAGCTGGTTAATAAGATTTTTATTCCATTGCTTGTTGTTATGTTTGCCATTATGGTGATTCAAGCGGTGCGTCTGCCAGGTGCAGTTGAGGGTCTTAATACCTTCTTTACACCAAACTGGGCGGCGATGGCAAACCCAAAAGTATGGCTTGCGGCTTATGGTCATGTGTTCTTTTCAATGTCTATCGGCTTTGGTATTATGGTAACTTACTCATCATACCTAAAAAAGAACGCCAACCTGACAGGTTCTGGACTGATGGTTGGTTTTGCCAACTCATCATTTGAAATCTTAGCGGGTATTGGTATTTTCTCGGTGCTTGGCTTTATGGCGGCGGCATCAGGCAAGCCTGTGGCAGAAGTTGTCTCTGGCGGTATTGGCTTGGCTTTCGTGGCTTTCCCAAAAATCATCTCAAGCATGGGTGATGCTGGCACGATTATCGGCGTGTTGTTCTTTGCTTCGCTATTTGTAGCAGGTCTGACCTCGATGGCAAGTATTATTCAAGTGCCAATCTCTGCGGTTGAAGATAAATTTGGTTGGTCGCACAAAAAAGCCGTTACCATCGTTGGTGGCATTTCGGCAATCATTTCTATTGTACTGTTTTCAACTAAGACGGCGATTACCTTTGTTGATATCATCGATCATTTTGCCAATAATATTGGCGTGGTGTTTGGTGCGATTTTGTCAATCATCTGGGTAACTTGGCTAAACCGTGGTTTGCTTGATAAACTTATCCGCCACATCAATGGTATTTCAAGTGTCAAAGTGGGTGCAGGTTGGTCGTTTGTATTAACTGTAATTACGCCAATCTCATTGATTGCTGCGTTGGTACTTAGCCTAAAATCACTGCTGACCGAAGGTTATGATAGCTATAACTTCATCACGCAACTTATCTTTGGTTGGGGTGTGGTAGCAATCTTTGCTATCGGGGCAATGCTACTAACAAAAGCTCGTGGACATAGTTCTCATGGCGAACAAAAGGGAGATTATTATGAATAG